Proteins encoded together in one Oenanthe melanoleuca isolate GR-GAL-2019-014 chromosome 7, OMel1.0, whole genome shotgun sequence window:
- the CHPF gene encoding chondroitin sulfate synthase 2: MRLSLVLSVLRPAGPVAIGVSLGFTLSLLSVTWVEEPCGPPPRPATRPHPDGGPAPPPGPANGNAARRPNAVPAALGADNWEPRVVPYRPPSPGRAAKKAVRTRYISTELGMRQRLFVGVLTSKSTLNTLGVAVNRTLAHRLERLVYFTGTRGRKVPHGMTVVTHSDERPIWNMYQTIRYLLDHYVNDFDWFFLVQDDTYTEAHRISRLVAHLSIDTHLYLGRPEEFIGGDTEGRYCYGGFGYLLSRSLLLLLQQHLESCRNDILSARPDEWLGRCIIDYTGVSCAEEHEGLHYHYFELGKNADPERETDLRFQSAFTVHPVLDPLQMYRLHKYFAQVELERTYQEIQQLQMEIQNASSLSADGDHVATWPIGIPPPFQPKTRFEVLRWDYFTEEQVYACVDGSPKCELHGADLADVADVVATAMEELNRKYQPVLHVRKQQLVNGYRRFDPMRGMEYTLDLQVEVVTQKGHSRSVTKRVHLVRPLSEVEIIPMPYVTEASRINVILPLTAHDRDYAARFLEAYAAAAFESGENAVLTFLFIYDPFEAQQVTQNDIFASVKSQITEYERKYADVKIPWISVKTDAPSQIKVMDIISKKHPVDTLFFVAGVGTEVTVDFLNRCRMNTINNWQVFFPIHFQGYNPAIAYHNQVPPTTLDLLRDMGRFDRDVFHEACFYNADYMAARTRMAGDVQENEDILETLDIYDMFIKYSNLHVFRAVEPALLQRYRHQACNPRLSEDIYHRCVQSSLEGVGSRSQLAMVLFEQEQGNST, translated from the exons ATGCGGCTGTCGCTGGTGTTGTCGGTGCTGCGGCCCGCCGGGCCCGTGGCCATCGGCGTCTCGCTGGGCTTCACCCTCAGCCTGCTCAGCGTCACCTGGGTGGAGGAGCCCTGcgggccgccgccgcgccccgccaCCCGCCCGCACCCCGAcggcggccccgcgccgccccccggccccgccaaCGGCAACGCGGCGCGCAGGCCCAACGCCGTGCCCGCCGCGCTGGGCGCTGACAACTGGGAGCCCCGCGTCGTGCCCTACCGCCCACCCAGCCCCGGCAGGGCCGCCAAGAAGGCCGTCAG gACCCGGTACAttagcacagagctggggatgcgGCAGCGGCTCTTCGTGGGCGTGCTGACCTCCAAGAGCACGCTGAACACGCTGGGGGTGGCTGTGAACCGCACGCTGGCCCACCGCCTGGAGCGCCTGGTGTACTTCACGGGCACGCGGGGCCGCAAGGTGCCCCACGGCATGACGGTGGTGACGCACAGTGACGAGCGGCCCATCTGGAACATGTACCAGACCATCCGGTACCTTCTGGACCACTACGTGAACGATTTCGACTGGTTCTTCCTGGTGCAGGACGATACCTACACGGAGGCGCACCGCATCAGCCGCCTGGTCGCCCACCTCAGCATTGACACCCACCTCTACCTGGGTCGTCCTGAGGAGTTCATCGGCGGGGACACTGAGGGACGTTATTGCTATGGAGGGTTTGGCTACTTGCTGTCCcgcagcctcctcctgctcctgcagcagcacctggagagCTGCCGCAATGACATCCTCAGTGCCCGGCCTGATGAGTGGCTGGGCCGCTGCATCATTGACTACACAGGTGTCAGCTGTGCTGAGGAACATGAG ggtcTGCATTACCACTATTTTGAGCTGGGGAAGAACGCAGACCCCGAACGGGAGACCGACCTCCGCTTCCAGAGCGCCTTCACTGTGCACCCTGTGCTGGATCCCCTCCAGATGTACCGGCTACACAAGTACTTTGCACAGGTGGAGCTTGAGAGAACCTATCAGGagatccagcagctccag ATGGAGATCCAGAACGCCAGCAGCCTGTCTGCGGATGGGGACCACGTCGCCACATGGCCCATTGGCATCCCGCCCCCGTTCCAGCCTAAAACCCGCTTTGAGGTGCTGCGCTGGGACTACTTCACAGAGGAGCAGGTGTATGCCTGTGTGGATGGCTCCCCCAAGTGTGAGCTGCATGGTGCGGATCTGGCGGACGTGGCCGATGTGGTGGCCACGGCCATGGAGGAGCTGAACCGCAAGTACCAGCCGGTGCTCCACGTGCgcaagcagcagctggtgaACGGCTACCGGCGCTTCGACCCCATGCGCGGCATGGAGTACACGCTGGACCTTCAGGTGGAGGTGGTCACCCAGAAGGGGCACAGCCGCTCCGTCACCAAGCGAGTGCACCTGGTGCGGCCCCTCAGCGAGGTGGAGATCATCCCCATGCCCTATGTGACAGAGGCCAGTCGCATCAATGTCATCCTGCCGCTGACGGCCCACGACCGCGACTACGCTGCCCGCTTTCTGGAGGCTTACGCAGCAGCGGCTTTTGAGAGCGGTGAGAATGCAGTGCTCACCTTCCTCTTCATCTATGACCCCTTTGAGGCCCAGCAGGTCACCCAGAATGACATCTTTGCCTCTGTGAAGTCCCAGATCACCGAGTATGAGCGCAAGTACGCAGACGTAAAGATCCCCTGGATCAGCGTTAAGACAGATGCACCCTCCCAAATCAAGGTCATGGACATTATCTCCAAGAAGCATCCTGTGGACACGCTTTTCTTCGTGGCTGGCGTGGGGACAGAGGTCACTGTTGACTTCCTTAACCGCTGCCGGATGAACACCATAAACAACTGGCAGGTTTTCTTCCCCATCCACTTCCAGGGCTACAACCCAGCCATTGCTTACCACAACCAGGTGCCACCCACCACGCTGGACCTGCTGAGGGACATGGGGCGCTTTGACCGTGACGTCTTCCACGAAGCCTGCTTCTACAACGCCGACTACATGGCAGCACGCACCCGCATGGCAGGGGACGTGCAGGAGAATGAGGACATCCTGGAGACCCTGGACATCTACGACATGTTCATCAAGTACTCCAACCTGCACGTCTTCCGGGCTGtggagcctgccctgctgcagcgCTACCGGCACCAGGCCTGCAACCCGCGGCTCAGCGAGGACATCTACCACcgctgtgtgcagagcagcctggagggcGTCGGCTCTCGCTCCCAGCTGGCCATGGTCCTTtttgagcaggagcagggcaacAGCACCTGA